A window from Photobacterium atrarenae encodes these proteins:
- a CDS encoding NADH:flavin oxidoreductase produces the protein MAQFDAIFQPLAINQLMIRNRIVSTAHAEVYATDNGMPTERYIRYYEEKAKGGIGLCICGGSSPVSIDSPQGWWKSVNLTTDAVIPHLQRLADAVHRHGAHIMIQITHMGRRSRWDGGDWPHLLSPSGIREPVHRATCKTIEPEEIERIIANFAAAARRVKAAGFDGVELSAVHQHLIDQFWSPRVNHRTDEWGGSFENRLRFGLRVLEAVRAEVGPDFAVGMRICGDEFHPDGLTHEDMKAIAGYYDATGMVDYFGVVGSGCDTHNTLANVIPNMTYPPEPFLHLAAGIKQVVNVPVIHAQSIKDPIQAERVLEAGYVDFVGMTRAHIADPYLIAKVRLGQVDQIRQCVGANYCIDRQYQGLDVLCLQNAATSREATMPHMISKTRGPIRRVVVVGGGPAGMEAARVCAERGHEVVLFEKAGELGGQITLAAKAPQREQIAGITRWFALELSRLAVTLKLDTEADAEQILAEQPDVVILAVGGEPFVDQYPGWGARDGLVVSSWDVLSGRVAPGKNVLVYDTICEFSGMSVADYLASKGALVELVTDDIKPGVAIGGTTFPTYYRSLYEREVIMTPDLRLDQVYREGDRVIARLENEYTQQQEERVVDQVVIENGIHPSEQLYYQLKAASLNHGQMDLEALYAAEPQPDLSRHGEGYLLYRIGDCVSQRNIHAAIYDALRLCKDF, from the coding sequence GAGAAAGCCAAAGGCGGCATCGGGCTGTGCATTTGCGGTGGCTCAAGCCCTGTCTCGATTGACAGCCCGCAGGGCTGGTGGAAGTCGGTGAACTTAACTACGGATGCGGTGATCCCGCATTTGCAGCGGCTGGCGGATGCTGTTCATCGTCACGGCGCTCACATCATGATCCAAATTACCCACATGGGGCGTCGCTCCCGCTGGGATGGTGGTGACTGGCCCCACTTGCTCAGCCCGAGCGGGATCCGCGAGCCGGTACACCGGGCCACCTGCAAAACCATCGAGCCGGAAGAGATTGAGCGGATCATAGCCAACTTTGCCGCGGCGGCGCGCCGGGTCAAAGCTGCCGGGTTTGACGGGGTGGAGTTGTCGGCAGTGCATCAGCACTTGATCGATCAGTTCTGGAGCCCGCGGGTGAATCATCGCACCGATGAGTGGGGCGGCAGTTTCGAAAACCGGCTGCGGTTTGGGCTTCGGGTGCTGGAAGCGGTGCGGGCGGAAGTCGGGCCTGATTTTGCAGTCGGGATGCGGATTTGCGGCGATGAGTTTCATCCCGACGGTCTGACCCATGAAGACATGAAGGCCATTGCTGGCTACTACGATGCGACCGGGATGGTGGATTATTTCGGCGTGGTGGGCTCGGGCTGTGACACCCACAATACCCTGGCCAATGTGATCCCCAATATGACCTATCCGCCGGAGCCGTTTCTGCATCTGGCGGCCGGGATCAAGCAAGTCGTGAATGTGCCGGTGATCCATGCTCAGAGCATCAAAGATCCAATCCAGGCCGAGCGGGTGCTTGAAGCCGGGTATGTCGATTTTGTCGGCATGACCCGGGCCCATATTGCCGATCCGTACCTGATCGCCAAGGTCCGGCTTGGCCAAGTGGATCAGATCCGTCAGTGTGTTGGCGCCAACTACTGTATTGACCGGCAATATCAGGGGCTGGATGTGTTGTGCTTGCAAAATGCCGCAACTTCCCGCGAAGCGACCATGCCGCATATGATCAGCAAAACCCGTGGGCCAATCCGCCGGGTGGTGGTGGTCGGCGGTGGCCCGGCCGGGATGGAAGCGGCGCGGGTCTGTGCTGAGCGCGGTCACGAGGTGGTTTTGTTCGAAAAAGCAGGCGAGTTGGGCGGGCAGATCACTCTGGCAGCCAAAGCGCCGCAGCGGGAGCAAATCGCCGGGATCACCCGTTGGTTTGCGCTTGAACTCAGCCGGCTTGCAGTGACGCTGAAACTGGACACCGAAGCGGATGCCGAACAAATCCTGGCTGAACAGCCGGATGTGGTGATCCTGGCCGTCGGCGGTGAGCCGTTTGTCGATCAGTATCCGGGTTGGGGCGCCCGGGATGGCCTGGTGGTTAGCAGCTGGGACGTGCTGAGCGGCCGGGTGGCACCGGGGAAAAATGTGCTGGTGTACGACACCATTTGTGAGTTCAGCGGGATGTCGGTGGCGGATTATCTGGCCTCGAAAGGCGCGCTGGTCGAGCTGGTCACTGATGATATCAAGCCCGGTGTGGCGATTGGCGGCACCACCTTTCCCACCTATTACCGCAGCCTTTATGAGCGGGAGGTGATCATGACGCCTGATCTGCGCTTGGATCAGGTCTACCGTGAAGGAGACCGCGTGATTGCCCGGCTGGAGAATGAATATACCCAGCAGCAGGAAGAGCGGGTGGTGGATCAGGTGGTGATTGAAAATGGGATCCACCCCAGTGAGCAGCTTTATTACCAGCTTAAAGCGGCCTCGCTGAATCACGGCCAGATGGATTTAGAGGCGTTGTATGCTGCCGAGCCGCAGCCGGATCTGAGCCGCCATGGCGAAGGCTATCTGCTGTACCGGATCGGCGATTGTGTGTCACAGCGTAACATTCACGCGGCGATCTATGATGCCTTGCGGCTGTGTAAGGACTTCTGA
- a CDS encoding (Fe-S)-binding protein, giving the protein MVATWITALLWLSLLVMGVGAVRRIRLWRQGRPNPVPFWTGLVSVPRRYLVDLHHVVARDPAMATTHVATAGGFVAAMVLLIGIYLLGLASSFFHVLLLMACGVMLIGARRVARRRRTPLPAHLSAGPWMRLPKSLMVFAVTFVALSILALVGVEQLPWLGVVLLVAVLCVALADLLFGMTWGGPMKHAFAGALHLAFHPRPQRFGGGRSTGLKPLDLSADRLGVEKVTDFHWNQLLGFDACVQCGRCEQACPAFAAGQPLNPKKLVQDLVVGMAGGSTADYAGSPHPGQSEQAACGAPDQPLFASLLDPETVWSCTTCRACVEACPMMIEHVDAVVDLRRHLTLVAGATAGKGPEVLCNLIATDNPNGNPPTHRHNWAVDLNLPLLPEVKQTDVLLWVGDGAFERRNQRTLRALVALLRRAGVAFAVLGNDELDCGDLARRLGDEATFQRLATANVRTLNQYQFARIVTTDPHAFHALKNEYPDFGGHYRVCHHTQLLAELLTVLAADGRLADSPLAGTALTYHDPCYLGRYNGEYDAPRQVLQALGAEIKEMDRSGYRARCCGGGGGAPVTDIPGKQRIPDMRMADVRETGAQLVVVACPQCCLMLEGVVEPRPQVRDVAELLLEVIEALPEPDTPFTGKAELA; this is encoded by the coding sequence ATGGTGGCAACCTGGATAACTGCATTGTTGTGGCTGAGTCTGCTGGTGATGGGGGTTGGCGCGGTGCGCCGGATCCGCCTCTGGCGCCAGGGGCGGCCGAACCCGGTGCCTTTCTGGACCGGACTGGTCAGCGTGCCGCGACGCTATCTGGTGGATTTGCATCACGTGGTGGCGCGGGATCCGGCGATGGCGACCACCCATGTCGCCACCGCGGGCGGCTTTGTTGCTGCGATGGTGTTGCTGATCGGGATCTATCTGCTCGGACTGGCGTCCAGCTTTTTTCATGTCCTGTTGCTGATGGCCTGCGGCGTGATGTTGATTGGCGCGCGAAGAGTCGCCCGGCGGCGTCGGACACCCTTACCGGCACATCTCTCAGCCGGGCCCTGGATGCGGCTGCCGAAAAGCCTGATGGTTTTTGCCGTCACCTTTGTGGCGCTCAGCATTCTGGCACTGGTCGGCGTCGAACAGCTGCCGTGGCTGGGTGTGGTGCTGTTGGTCGCTGTCTTGTGTGTGGCGCTGGCCGATTTGCTGTTTGGCATGACCTGGGGCGGACCGATGAAACATGCCTTTGCCGGGGCGCTGCACCTGGCATTTCACCCCCGCCCACAGCGCTTTGGTGGTGGCCGCTCAACCGGACTGAAACCGCTGGATTTGAGCGCGGACCGGCTCGGAGTGGAAAAAGTGACGGACTTTCACTGGAACCAGCTACTGGGCTTTGATGCTTGTGTCCAGTGCGGCCGTTGCGAGCAAGCCTGCCCGGCCTTTGCTGCCGGGCAGCCGTTGAATCCGAAGAAACTGGTTCAGGATCTGGTGGTCGGGATGGCGGGCGGTTCAACCGCCGATTATGCCGGTAGTCCGCATCCGGGCCAGTCGGAGCAGGCTGCGTGCGGCGCACCGGATCAGCCGCTGTTTGCCTCGTTACTTGATCCGGAAACCGTGTGGTCTTGCACCACTTGTCGGGCCTGCGTCGAAGCCTGTCCGATGATGATTGAACATGTCGATGCCGTGGTCGATCTGCGCCGCCATCTGACGCTGGTTGCCGGTGCTACTGCTGGCAAAGGTCCGGAGGTGTTGTGTAACCTGATCGCCACCGATAATCCGAACGGCAATCCGCCAACGCATCGCCACAACTGGGCGGTGGATCTGAATCTGCCGCTGTTGCCGGAAGTGAAGCAAACCGATGTTTTGCTGTGGGTCGGCGACGGCGCATTCGAACGGCGTAATCAACGCACCTTGCGGGCGCTGGTGGCTCTGCTGCGCCGTGCCGGGGTGGCGTTTGCCGTGCTCGGCAATGATGAGCTCGATTGCGGCGATCTGGCGCGGCGGCTCGGTGATGAAGCGACATTTCAGCGCCTGGCAACGGCCAATGTCCGCACCCTCAATCAGTATCAGTTTGCGCGCATCGTGACGACTGATCCCCATGCATTTCATGCGCTCAAAAATGAGTACCCGGACTTTGGTGGCCATTATCGCGTCTGCCACCATACCCAATTGCTGGCCGAGTTGCTGACTGTGCTGGCGGCAGACGGCCGACTGGCGGACTCCCCGCTGGCCGGGACGGCATTGACCTATCATGACCCCTGCTATCTGGGCCGCTATAACGGCGAGTATGACGCCCCGCGGCAGGTCTTGCAGGCCTTGGGCGCAGAGATCAAAGAAATGGACCGCTCCGGCTATCGCGCTCGTTGCTGTGGTGGGGGCGGGGGCGCGCCGGTGACTGATATTCCCGGCAAACAGCGGATCCCGGATATGCGGATGGCGGATGTCCGGGAAACGGGCGCGCAGCTTGTGGTGGTGGCCTGTCCGCAGTGTTGCCTGATGCTCGAAGGCGTGGTCGAGCCCCGGCCGCAGGTGCGCGATGTGGCAGAGCTGTTGCTGGAGGTGATTGAGGCACTTCCTGAGCCTGATACGCCGTTCACCGGAAAGGCGGAGTTGGCATGA
- a CDS encoding electron transfer flavoprotein subunit alpha/FixB family protein produces the protein MNDMTDPIKRCDPRQARILRNRLHPQYPALSEQMSSRQLSGGRIEAEGKIRRIDPHQRGEIGPSGIRRIDRSLKNVSEMTSQALQGGMNASSVLTGAFTAPRKAKLLPVHQVTDPDFYIVVVPEFEGGQLSEADRALLGVAQQLAAQDPGTAGAVVAVVWDRDVGDKAQMHEAFSRAGADRVLALPAPSGYQPEYRLAGLAAAEQVLTPRFWLFGESGWRSAELGRRLAARLGERAATSVVEMALDPEKNVNGLWCRSGHSGQEYLRELTRIWLVATPLAEPLEEDCRYQAKVLPVPDVAPQEAKITDLGRQAVAPGSVPLAEAEFILAGGNGVTDWPLFHRVAVALGATEGASRVAVDDGYMARATQVGASGTLVSARVYLAVGISGAIQHLQGISQCESVIAINVDPGCAMVGRADLSVIADSSAVLQALIEACGDARGGSDPAEQPPDGEVWDDAV, from the coding sequence ATGAATGATATGACTGATCCCATCAAGCGCTGTGATCCGCGGCAGGCCCGGATCCTGCGTAACCGTCTGCATCCGCAATATCCGGCGCTGTCTGAGCAAATGAGCAGTCGGCAACTCTCTGGAGGTCGGATTGAAGCAGAAGGCAAGATTCGCCGAATTGATCCGCATCAGCGGGGTGAGATCGGGCCGTCTGGGATCCGTCGCATTGATCGTTCGCTCAAGAACGTATCAGAGATGACTTCCCAAGCTTTGCAAGGGGGGATGAATGCATCGTCGGTGCTGACTGGCGCTTTTACTGCGCCCCGGAAGGCAAAACTGCTGCCGGTGCATCAGGTAACGGACCCGGATTTTTATATTGTCGTGGTGCCGGAGTTTGAAGGGGGGCAGCTGTCGGAAGCCGACCGCGCTTTGCTGGGGGTGGCGCAGCAGCTGGCGGCTCAGGATCCGGGTACAGCTGGCGCTGTGGTTGCGGTGGTATGGGACCGCGATGTGGGCGATAAAGCCCAAATGCATGAGGCGTTTTCCCGGGCTGGTGCTGATCGGGTGTTGGCGCTGCCGGCGCCTTCGGGGTATCAGCCGGAGTACCGCCTGGCTGGTCTGGCGGCTGCAGAGCAAGTACTCACCCCCCGATTCTGGTTGTTCGGAGAATCAGGCTGGCGCAGCGCGGAGCTGGGGCGGCGTCTGGCAGCCCGGTTGGGAGAGCGAGCAGCGACCAGCGTGGTTGAGATGGCGCTTGACCCGGAAAAAAACGTGAATGGCTTGTGGTGTCGTTCGGGCCACTCCGGTCAGGAGTATCTGCGCGAACTGACCCGGATCTGGCTGGTAGCCACGCCGTTAGCTGAGCCGCTGGAAGAGGACTGCCGGTATCAGGCGAAGGTTTTGCCGGTGCCAGATGTTGCGCCGCAGGAAGCGAAAATTACCGATCTCGGTCGCCAGGCGGTCGCGCCGGGGTCGGTTCCACTGGCGGAAGCGGAGTTTATCCTGGCCGGCGGCAACGGGGTGACAGACTGGCCGCTGTTTCACCGGGTGGCAGTCGCGCTGGGGGCGACGGAAGGGGCCAGTCGGGTGGCGGTCGATGATGGATATATGGCCAGGGCGACCCAGGTCGGTGCTTCCGGGACGCTGGTGTCGGCACGGGTCTATCTGGCGGTCGGGATCTCCGGGGCGATTCAGCACTTGCAGGGGATCAGCCAGTGCGAGAGCGTGATTGCGATTAATGTCGACCCCGGCTGTGCCATGGTCGGGCGCGCCGATCTCAGCGTGATCGCGGATAGCAGCGCTGTGTTGCAGGCGCTGATTGAGGCCTGTGGCGATGCTCGTGGTGGATCGGATCCTGCTGAGCAGCCACCAGATGGGGAGGTGTGGGATGATGCGGTCTGA